CAAACGTTCGGGATGGCGTCGAAATTTTATCAACTTTCGAAGGTACAATTTTTTTGTGCCCTTCGTGATTGGTCCTGGCGGTTCGCCAAAGTTGGTCAGTTCCACTCGTAGCGCATCGGTGTCGTAGTCCAGCGGAGGTAGCGTCACTGCTGTAGATTGACTGCTTAGTGAAGGATTTCTATTCGGAAGGCCCTTGCCTATGGTGGTAAAAACAATCTCTCCTTCCTCAGATAGAATCTGCACCTTCGGAACAGCCAATGCTGTCTGTGCAATCGGAACGGTGgtcatttttttctcccgaaAAACTACTCCAGCTTCGTCATCGGTGTGAATGTATTCTTCACTAATTTGAACAATAACTGTGCCCAAATTGCTGGTATTATGTTCTCCGATACTTTCATCGGTCGCCGGTATCTCTTCGATGATTTCGTGATCTTTTTTCGGTTGTGGATCGATAGGTTCGTCTTTTAGATCGTCTTCGGATTTGGTTTTATCCAACTCTGGTGCCTGCCTTGGTTCACATTCTAGTTCAAACACGGATTCATGCTCTGACTCCAAGACCTGTTCCCGCTTGCTCTGTTCTGTTGCTGTGATGAATGTTTCCTCTACCGCATCCATGAATGAATGCTGCGCAAGGCTATCAGAGAAAAGGTTCAGCATACGGTCTATATCATCCAATTTACGACTGATGGTATCACGTTCGCGCAATTCGGCTACCTTTTCCCGCCAGCACGCAACGAAGGACATTCGGCGTCCACTCGCTGGTTCTTCCTGTCGCGTAAAATTTTGTAGGTTTCTCTCGGTCAACTCGAAGAGATTGGTGCGTTCGGTCACGGGTGGGGTCGCAGTCACAATCTCTTCGCAAGATCCCATTGCTGCGGGAGGAGTATTTTCGCGCTCACTGGTAATGGATTCATCCGGAAAAAGCGTTGTATTAACAGTCTTATTTAGGGGTTTAAAGCGATTCTTGCGGCGGTGCGTTATGTTCACATAGTAAGGACTGGTGACATCGAAGTTGTAGTGTTCTTTATTCGGTGTATAAGCGCTATCGTCCAGTGCCTGGGGCACCGGTAGCGCTTTCCCTGGCGGCATTCGTTCTCCGTACCCTTTTCTTAGGCGCATACTGGGCGACAGCATTAAGTTCTTCtccagatgctgctgcttttgctgCAATCCTTTTCGCTTCTGTTCCATTTTCTGTTCAAAAATATAATTCTGCAACAGTTGCACCACCTCAAAATGGCCCTCTTCGATGGCGTGCTCTATCGGCGTCCTTCCATCATCGTCGACGTGTTCCACAATTCCACCGGCTTGCAGTAGCAACTTTACGATTCCTGTTCGGCCCAGATTGGCGGCCACATGTAACGGTGTCACCAGCTGCACCGAGGTTGGTAGATTGGCATTCCCACCATATTGTAGCATCAAGGCCGTCGCCTTTTCGGCAAAGCACAATTCGTCGGCTCCGATGACCAGATGTATCGGCGCGACGTCCTTCTCAAGCACAATGGTATTTGGGTTCGCCTTATGTTTTTCAAGCAGCACGCGCATCCCATCGATGCACTTATCCTCGATAGCATCGAGAAGACATAGGGCCAGATATGTTTCTGCGCGCGACATCTTGGGGCAGTCAAAGACAAACTTATTTAATAACACGAAGGTGCGCGAATAATATACACGAtagcaaaacacacgcaatGGCGCGGTGACGCTATGTCTACTGAGTTTGGGATGCAACGCCGCAAAATGACGACGCTAGCAGCGAATGCGTAAGTGTTACGCGTTTAGCATGATCGGTTCACTTCTGCGCAATCcaaaaaacatcaaatatTGTGCGAAAATATCATCTTAACAACAGTTTAAAATTCGTGGGACGAATTAGATTTTAGTGTTGTaaatagaataaaattttACTATCGTTCAGGAAGTCCGTTACAGCACAAAATGCTTAAACTCGGCGATAAGCGTCGTCCGTATACAATGCGagctcaccaacaccactaaGCAAGAGTGAAGCGGGTTTGACAGTTACCATAGGAACGAAAAAGGGATATTTTACTTGCTGTCAAATAATCGCACTATGTGTTTACGTTCGGCTGGTAACAAAACACAGTGAtggcaattattttaaaacccTAACGAAGATACGAAGAATTAAACGAAGAAGAGAAAACCTTACAACTTATTTCTCTGTTTCCTATTTTTCTAGGTTGCATCTCATCTGAAAGAATCGGAACAGCTAAGACCTTGCCCACGGTGCGAGAGACCCAGCAGAATAATTTTCTCACGCAGCACAAAAGGTGGAAATCGATCAACGCGTGCGAATGTGGTTGCGGCGCGTTTAGATAAATCATACACGATGCCTGATCCGGACACTAATGGCAACACCGCGATCGCCGACGGCAGCGGATATATTGGCGAGGATCAAAGACGCAACGCAAGTACTGAAAATGATCACTGCAAGAGTACCAACTCTCCGGATCGCATACGGCGCAACCTGTTTAacaccagcagcgacagcaacgGGTTAATAACTACCCCCTCTGCGGGCAAACAAAAGCATCATGTCGCCAGTGGTCGCCAAAATTCGTCTGAACCTGTCGTCGATCGCATGAAACTGCG
The nucleotide sequence above comes from Anopheles bellator chromosome 1, idAnoBellAS_SP24_06.2, whole genome shotgun sequence. Encoded proteins:
- the LOC131206588 gene encoding uncharacterized protein LOC131206588 yields the protein MSRAETYLALCLLDAIEDKCIDGMRVLLEKHKANPNTIVLEKDVAPIHLVIGADELCFAEKATALMLQYGGNANLPTSVQLVTPLHVAANLGRTGIVKLLLQAGGIVEHVDDDGRTPIEHAIEEGHFEVVQLLQNYIFEQKMEQKRKGLQQKQQHLEKNLMLSPSMRLRKGYGERMPPGKALPVPQALDDSAYTPNKEHYNFDVTSPYYVNITHRRKNRFKPLNKTVNTTLFPDESITSERENTPPAAMGSCEEIVTATPPVTERTNLFELTERNLQNFTRQEEPASGRRMSFVACWREKVAELRERDTISRKLDDIDRMLNLFSDSLAQHSFMDAVEETFITATEQSKREQVLESEHESVFELECEPRQAPELDKTKSEDDLKDEPIDPQPKKDHEIIEEIPATDESIGEHNTSNLGTVIVQISEEYIHTDDEAGVVFREKKMTTVPIAQTALAVPKVQILSEEGEIVFTTIGKGLPNRNPSLSSQSTAVTLPPLDYDTDALRVELTNFGEPPGPITKGTKKLYLRKLIKFRRHPERLAARSDTVTPNYSVELMATVRREDVFAKIIDDYQRLEQEMANDFQSVNPKVARTLREGHLKKSFIYLLIDPCISDNLPAQQQHLEPHELWKRFLASVFYVGKGKSSRPYCHLYDAMKLYQQRDDAVVCPVASDEKNPSDELVVEEEEIIFQFEEEKVTNDGHISARHRRQQGARIVRKRQLAPDSRKLNRIIDVWGAGKGVVCLHVFHNIMPAEAYTREAAIIDAIGLPNLTNLKRGDYYGKSLSWPMKQRKHLGMLLLRKALLIYLAEGETQLLPSDLI